A single Vanacampus margaritifer isolate UIUO_Vmar chromosome 7, RoL_Vmar_1.0, whole genome shotgun sequence DNA region contains:
- the bglapl gene encoding bone gamma-carboxyglutamate (gla) protein, like, which yields MEAETETHPKDQLEELKLQLQDNMKTLSLLAICALLSACWATGVVEFGDDHSDNGDVADVADHVDAGDNGDAGDNGDSSASDSSNSSSDSSDSDSDSNSDSDSDSNSDSASDSSSSSSSSSSSESDSTEGKDSQDSHVVMKRDVASVLLRTRRQAPLSLYQMERLREVCELNTGCDEMAETQGIVAAYTAYYGPPPF from the exons ATGGAAGCAGAAACAGAAACTCATCCGAAGGACCAACTTGAAGAACTCAAACTTCAACTCCAAGACAACATGAAGACCCTCAGCCTTCTCGCCATCTGCGCTCTCCTCTCGGCTTGCTGGGCCACAGGAG TTGTCGAGTTTGGCGATGACCACTCAGACAACGGCGACGTCGCCGATGTGGCTGACCACGTCGATGCCGGAGACAACGGCGATGCCGGAGACAACGGCGACTCCTCGGCCTCCGACTCTTCCAACTCATCCTCAGACTCGTCCGATTCGGACTCAGACTCCAACTCTGATTCCGACTCTGACTCCAACTCTGACTCGGCCTCCgattcttcctcctcctcctcttcctcctcttcatctgAGTCAGACAGCACTGAAG GCAAGGACTCCCAAGACTCTCACGTGGTCATGAAGCGAGACGTGGCTTCCGTTTTGCTGAGGACGAGACGCCAAGCCCCCCTCTCCCTTTACCAGATGGAGCG CCTGAGAGAGGTGTGTGAGCTGAACACGGGCTGCGACGAGATGGCAGAGACGCAGGGCATCGTGGCGGCCTACACGGCCTACTACGGACCCCCTCCCTTCTAA
- the LOC144055683 gene encoding sodium-dependent phosphate transport protein 2B-like isoform X1: protein MDALKPPGLAEDHNERNDSKKQNGSLGHSTLALVDGQPEEEDPWNLPELKDMGVPWSALDTKGKVLRVLVALVKLVVLLGLLYMFICSLDILSSAFQLVGGKAAGDIFQDNVVLSNPLAGLVIGVLVTLLVQSSSTSSSIVVSMVSSGLLTVQLAVPIIMGTNIGTSVTNTLVAMTQAGDRSVFRRAFAGATVHDFFNWLSVLVLLPLEVATGYLFEVTKLIIDSFQIQSGEPPDLLNVITDVLTESIIKLDKSVLSDIATGGAGARNKSLIKRWCETYTNMSTVNVTVPGPENCTSPSMCWVDGNYTFTLKNVSQTFNIKKCDHLFVDVNLSDLAVGLILLALSLLVLCSCLLLIVKLLNSMLKGQVAMIIKTILNTDFPFPFGWVTGYIAILVGAGMTFIVQSSSVFTSAITPLVGIGVISIQRAYPLSLGSNIGTTTTAILAAMASPGEKLASALQIALVHFLFNISGIILWYPIPFTRLPIRLAKGLGNITASYRWFAGVYIIFCFFLLPLLVFSLSLAGWQVLVGVACPLVALLIIIIVINVLQKRKPGCLPAALRSWDFLPLWAHSLEPWDKVVGVITAKCCCCCKCCNTDEDKGRDNREGQIEAYDNPVMCAEKEVENEIKIELNSLKMTKL from the exons ATGGATGCACTCAAGCCACCTGGG CTTGCGGAGGATCACAATGAAAGGAATGACAGCAAAA AGCAAAATGGAAGTCTTGGACACTCAACCCTGGCGCTGGTGGATGGGCAGCCAGAGGAGGAAGACCCTTGGAACCTGCCTGAGCTGAAAGACATGGGGGTGCCATGGTCAG CTTTGGACACCAAGGGGAAGGTGCTGCGGGTGTTGGTTGCACTGGTGAAACTGGTTGTGCTGCTGGGGCTCCTCTACATGTTCATCTGCTCCCTAGACATCCTCAGCTCAGCCTTTCAGCTTGTTGGAG GCAAAGCAGCGGGCGACATTTTCCAGGACAATGTTGTCTTGTCCAACCCTCTGGCGGGTCTGGTCATTGGCGTCCTTGTCACTTTGTTGGTTCAGAGCTCGTCCACGTCGTCCTCCATTGTTGTCAGCATGGTGTCCTCTGGAT TGCTAACAGTCCAGCTGGCAGTTCCGATCATCATGGGTACCAACATCGGAACCTCTGTCACCAACACCCTGGTTGCCATGACGCAGGCTGGGGACCGTAGTGTCTTTCGCAG GGCGTTTGCAGGGGCCACAGTGCACGACTTCTTCAACTGGCTGTCGGTTCTGGTGCTGCTGCCTCTAGAGGTCGCCACAGGCTACTTGTTCGAGGTCACCAAGCTCATCATCGACTCCTTCCAAATCCAGAGCGGAGAGCCGCCCGACCTGTTGAACGTCATCACTGATGTCCTCACAGAGTCCATAATAAAG CTGGACAAGTCTGTCTTAAGCGACATAGCCACCGGAGGTGCAGGAGCCCGGAACAAAAGTCTCATCAAAAGGTGGTGTGAAACGTATACCAACATG AGCACAGTAAATGTCACGGTTCCTGGTCCAGAGAACTGCACCTCCCCTTCAATGTGCTGGGTTGACGGCAACTACACGTTCACTCTCAAGAACGTTTCACAGACGTTCAACATCAAGAAAT GCGATCACCTTTTCGTAGACGTGAACTTGTCCGACCTGGCTGTGGGTTTGATCCTTCTTGCTCTGTCGCTGCTGGTGTTGTGCTCCTGCCTGTTGCTGATCGTCAAGCTGCTCAACTCAATGCTCAAGGGCCAAGTGGCCATGATCATCAAGACAATACTTAACACGG ATTTCCCATTTCCCTTCGGTTGGGTCACAGGATACATCGCCATTTTAGTCGGAGCTGGAATGACATTCATCGTGCAAAGCAGCTCTGTTTTTACCTCAGCTATCACTCCACTTGTTG GTATTGGTGTCATCAGCATACAGAGAGCCTATCCATTGTCTCTTGGTTCCAACATTGGCACTACCAcaacagccattttggcagccaTGGCCAGTCCAGGAGAAAAATTGGCAAGCGCTCTGCAG ATCGCCCTCGTCCACTTCCTGTTCAACATCTCTGGCATCATTCTGTGGTATCCGATCCCATTCACCCGATTGCCCATCCGACTGGCCAAAGGCTTGGGCAACATCACGGCCTCCTACCGCTGGTTCGCAGGGGTCTACATCATCTTCTGCTTCTTCCTTCTGCCGCTCCTCGTCTTCAGTCTGTCGCTGGCTGGATGGCAGGTCCTAGTGGGCGTGGCCTGCCCTCTCGTGGCCCTTCTCATCattatcatcgtcatcaacgTTCTGCAGAAGAGGAAACCCGGGTGTCTGCCAGCAGCATTGCGGTCTTGGGACTTCCTTCCTCTCTGGGCTCACTCTCTCGAACCCTGGGACAAAGTGGTGGGTGTGATCACTGCCaaatgttgctgctgctgcaaatGCTGCAACACCGATGAAGATAAAGGACGAGACAACAGGGAGGGGCAGATAGAAGCCTACGATAACCCTGTGATGTGTGCCGAGAAAGAGGTGGAAAACGAGATCAAGATTGAGCTCAACAGTTTGAAAATGACCAAACTTTGA
- the LOC144055683 gene encoding sodium-dependent phosphate transport protein 2B-like isoform X2: MVSFGHQGEGAAGVGCTGETGCAAGAPLHVHLLPRHPQLSLSACWRFAYQGKAAGDIFQDNVVLSNPLAGLVIGVLVTLLVQSSSTSSSIVVSMVSSGLLTVQLAVPIIMGTNIGTSVTNTLVAMTQAGDRSVFRRAFAGATVHDFFNWLSVLVLLPLEVATGYLFEVTKLIIDSFQIQSGEPPDLLNVITDVLTESIIKLDKSVLSDIATGGAGARNKSLIKRWCETYTNMSTVNVTVPGPENCTSPSMCWVDGNYTFTLKNVSQTFNIKKCDHLFVDVNLSDLAVGLILLALSLLVLCSCLLLIVKLLNSMLKGQVAMIIKTILNTDFPFPFGWVTGYIAILVGAGMTFIVQSSSVFTSAITPLVGIGVISIQRAYPLSLGSNIGTTTTAILAAMASPGEKLASALQIALVHFLFNISGIILWYPIPFTRLPIRLAKGLGNITASYRWFAGVYIIFCFFLLPLLVFSLSLAGWQVLVGVACPLVALLIIIIVINVLQKRKPGCLPAALRSWDFLPLWAHSLEPWDKVVGVITAKCCCCCKCCNTDEDKGRDNREGQIEAYDNPVMCAEKEVENEIKIELNSLKMTKL, translated from the exons ATGGTCAG CTTTGGACACCAAGGGGAAGGTGCTGCGGGTGTTGGTTGCACTGGTGAAACTGGTTGTGCTGCTGGGGCTCCTCTACATGTTCATCTGCTCCCTAGACATCCTCAGCTCAGCCTTTCAGCTTGTTGGAGGTTTGCATACCAAG GCAAAGCAGCGGGCGACATTTTCCAGGACAATGTTGTCTTGTCCAACCCTCTGGCGGGTCTGGTCATTGGCGTCCTTGTCACTTTGTTGGTTCAGAGCTCGTCCACGTCGTCCTCCATTGTTGTCAGCATGGTGTCCTCTGGAT TGCTAACAGTCCAGCTGGCAGTTCCGATCATCATGGGTACCAACATCGGAACCTCTGTCACCAACACCCTGGTTGCCATGACGCAGGCTGGGGACCGTAGTGTCTTTCGCAG GGCGTTTGCAGGGGCCACAGTGCACGACTTCTTCAACTGGCTGTCGGTTCTGGTGCTGCTGCCTCTAGAGGTCGCCACAGGCTACTTGTTCGAGGTCACCAAGCTCATCATCGACTCCTTCCAAATCCAGAGCGGAGAGCCGCCCGACCTGTTGAACGTCATCACTGATGTCCTCACAGAGTCCATAATAAAG CTGGACAAGTCTGTCTTAAGCGACATAGCCACCGGAGGTGCAGGAGCCCGGAACAAAAGTCTCATCAAAAGGTGGTGTGAAACGTATACCAACATG AGCACAGTAAATGTCACGGTTCCTGGTCCAGAGAACTGCACCTCCCCTTCAATGTGCTGGGTTGACGGCAACTACACGTTCACTCTCAAGAACGTTTCACAGACGTTCAACATCAAGAAAT GCGATCACCTTTTCGTAGACGTGAACTTGTCCGACCTGGCTGTGGGTTTGATCCTTCTTGCTCTGTCGCTGCTGGTGTTGTGCTCCTGCCTGTTGCTGATCGTCAAGCTGCTCAACTCAATGCTCAAGGGCCAAGTGGCCATGATCATCAAGACAATACTTAACACGG ATTTCCCATTTCCCTTCGGTTGGGTCACAGGATACATCGCCATTTTAGTCGGAGCTGGAATGACATTCATCGTGCAAAGCAGCTCTGTTTTTACCTCAGCTATCACTCCACTTGTTG GTATTGGTGTCATCAGCATACAGAGAGCCTATCCATTGTCTCTTGGTTCCAACATTGGCACTACCAcaacagccattttggcagccaTGGCCAGTCCAGGAGAAAAATTGGCAAGCGCTCTGCAG ATCGCCCTCGTCCACTTCCTGTTCAACATCTCTGGCATCATTCTGTGGTATCCGATCCCATTCACCCGATTGCCCATCCGACTGGCCAAAGGCTTGGGCAACATCACGGCCTCCTACCGCTGGTTCGCAGGGGTCTACATCATCTTCTGCTTCTTCCTTCTGCCGCTCCTCGTCTTCAGTCTGTCGCTGGCTGGATGGCAGGTCCTAGTGGGCGTGGCCTGCCCTCTCGTGGCCCTTCTCATCattatcatcgtcatcaacgTTCTGCAGAAGAGGAAACCCGGGTGTCTGCCAGCAGCATTGCGGTCTTGGGACTTCCTTCCTCTCTGGGCTCACTCTCTCGAACCCTGGGACAAAGTGGTGGGTGTGATCACTGCCaaatgttgctgctgctgcaaatGCTGCAACACCGATGAAGATAAAGGACGAGACAACAGGGAGGGGCAGATAGAAGCCTACGATAACCCTGTGATGTGTGCCGAGAAAGAGGTGGAAAACGAGATCAAGATTGAGCTCAACAGTTTGAAAATGACCAAACTTTGA
- the LOC144055175 gene encoding OCIA domain-containing protein 1 isoform X1 yields MSSTTADFNEQGQRQGAQSPLGLRYIPTEEEKRVFKECNHESIWYRSLPFSVVSMAVTQALVARGTLSASPKFGSIPKVVFAGFCGYLAGKISYMKTCQEKFKRLDNSRLGEALRQGTGLSSQPPKGAQSELSDPDLQNYESMLQPAETPASTMEHGYGINPEASSPTWRTDDFNVPAQSLEEENEPKRKSILYEDLRQKNRENYEVTLTQKAESLLKTSPVKEPQRPTKSGKKNIYGDTWEE; encoded by the exons ATGTCATCAACTACCGCGGATTTTAATGAGCAGGGGCAGCGCCAAGGAGCACAG TCGCCCCTGGGGTTACGCTACATCCCCacggaggaggagaagaggGTGTTCAAGGAGTGCAACCACGAAAGCATTTGGTACAGGT CGCTGCCATTCAGTGTGGTGAGCATGGCCGTTACTCAAGCCTTGGTTGCCAGAG GGACTCTCTCCGCATCTCCAAAGTTTGGATCTATTCCTAAAGTGGTCT TTGCTGGCTTCTGTGGCTACCTCGCAGGGAAGATATCTTACATGAAGACGTGTCAAGAGAAGTTCAAGCGGTTGGACAATTCCCGTCTGGGAGAAGCCCTGAGACAGGGGACGGGACTGTCGTCACAGCC TCCTAAAGGTGCTCAGTCAGAACTGAGTGATCCAGACCTTCAGAACTATGAATCCATGTTGCAGCCAGCAGAGACGCCAGCTTCCACCATGGAGCATGGATATGGAATTAATCCAGAAGCGTCATCTCCCACGTGGAGGACAGATGACTTTAATGTACCAG CTCAATCCTTAGAGGAAGAAAACGAACCCAAAAGAAAGTCCATCCTCTATGAGGACCTGCGGCAAAAAAATCGAGAGAACTATGAGGTCACACTCACCCAGAAGGCAGAGTCGCTGCTCAAAACCTCCCCTGTAAAGGAGCCACAAAGACCAACAAAAAGTG gGAAGAAGAATATCTATGGAGACACCTGGGAAGAATGA
- the LOC144055175 gene encoding OCIA domain-containing protein 1 isoform X2 yields MSRGSAKEHSRPWGYATSPRRRRRGCSRSATTKAFALPFSVVSMAVTQALVARGTLSASPKFGSIPKVVFAGFCGYLAGKISYMKTCQEKFKRLDNSRLGEALRQGTGLSSQPPKGAQSELSDPDLQNYESMLQPAETPASTMEHGYGINPEASSPTWRTDDFNVPAQSLEEENEPKRKSILYEDLRQKNRENYEVTLTQKAESLLKTSPVKEPQRPTKSGKKNIYGDTWEE; encoded by the exons ATGAGCAGGGGCAGCGCCAAGGAGCACAG TCGCCCCTGGGGTTACGCTACATCCCCacggaggaggagaagaggGTGTTCAAGGAGTGCAACCACGAAAGCATTTG CGCTGCCATTCAGTGTGGTGAGCATGGCCGTTACTCAAGCCTTGGTTGCCAGAG GGACTCTCTCCGCATCTCCAAAGTTTGGATCTATTCCTAAAGTGGTCT TTGCTGGCTTCTGTGGCTACCTCGCAGGGAAGATATCTTACATGAAGACGTGTCAAGAGAAGTTCAAGCGGTTGGACAATTCCCGTCTGGGAGAAGCCCTGAGACAGGGGACGGGACTGTCGTCACAGCC TCCTAAAGGTGCTCAGTCAGAACTGAGTGATCCAGACCTTCAGAACTATGAATCCATGTTGCAGCCAGCAGAGACGCCAGCTTCCACCATGGAGCATGGATATGGAATTAATCCAGAAGCGTCATCTCCCACGTGGAGGACAGATGACTTTAATGTACCAG CTCAATCCTTAGAGGAAGAAAACGAACCCAAAAGAAAGTCCATCCTCTATGAGGACCTGCGGCAAAAAAATCGAGAGAACTATGAGGTCACACTCACCCAGAAGGCAGAGTCGCTGCTCAAAACCTCCCCTGTAAAGGAGCCACAAAGACCAACAAAAAGTG gGAAGAAGAATATCTATGGAGACACCTGGGAAGAATGA
- the rhbdd2 gene encoding rhomboid domain-containing protein 2 has protein sequence MSTLVQVFKDAVPVITSGMLLIILTSCALYGLQTYLDISEGSLSVGASVFVKGHVHTLFTYPFYHRTLTQLLLSICTIVFLSGSLEKGYGTVRFLFVCILMSTTTGLLYAFLELLQESNGSGPTEGLVPMALACVALTTTHTKMTKAFLCGVTFPTMALPWVFVLISSAIIPHTVLPCSIIATLIGWMHGRGWFSFMDISEARASLAEKTLPFRLLRSISMLVFVPAATEDRRKTLLPQINPTPGSYPVQVYVPASCANIAVSGSVTMHEGWSNPISAVSGPAPLFNPHASAPSLGGTSHGQSCHQSHGHGQL, from the coding sequence ATGAGCACGCTCGTACAAGTATTTAAAGATGCGGTTCCTGTCATTACGAGTGGCATGCTCCTCATTATCCTCACGTCTTGTGCGCTGTATGGTCTCCAAACCTACTTGGACATCTCTGAGGGGAGCCTCAGTGTTGGGGCGAGTGTTTTTGTCAAAGGGCATGTGCACACACTCTTCACGTACCCTTTCTACCACAGAACCCTCACTCAGCTGCTCCTCAGCATCTGCACCATTGTGTTCCTCAGTGGCAGTTTGGAGAAAGGCTACGGCACTGTTCGCTTCCTGTTTGTGTGCATCCTGATGTCCACCACGACAGGCTTGCTGTACGCTTTTCTGGAACTCCTGCAGGAGAGCAATGGCAGTGGACCCACAGAGGGCCTGGTACCAATGGCCCTTGCTTGCGTGGCCctcaccaccacacacacaaaaatgaccaAAGCGTTCCTCTGCGGGGTCACCTTCCCCACCATGGCTCTCCCATGGGTGTTTGTCCTCATCTCCAGCGCCATCATTCCTCACACGGTGCTCCCCTGCAGCATCATCGCCACTCTCATCGGATGGATGCACGGAAGAGGATGGTTCTCTTTCATGGACATCTCAGAGGCTAGGGCAAGCCTTGCGGAGAAGACGCTACCTTTCCGCTTGCTGAGGAGCATCAGCATGTTGGTGTTTGTCCCAGCTGCCACAGAGGACAGGAGGAAAACACTCCTCCCTCAAATCAACCCAACACCTGGATCCTACCCAGTGCAGGTCTACGTGCCGGCGTCATGCGCCAACATAGCGGTTAGTGGCTCTGTTACGATGCATGAAGGTTGGTCGAACCCTATCTCTGCAGTGTCTGGACCTGCACCCTTATTTAATCCTCATGCCTCTGCGCCGAGCCTTGGCGGGACAAGTCATGGACAAAGCTGCCATCAAAGTCATGGTCACGGCCAACTATAG